The following coding sequences lie in one Halogeometricum rufum genomic window:
- a CDS encoding DUF7283 family protein, protein MLDLPLDSWYAWLGLSLAGVALVGAASGLPTVPPPNADSAAATVDRVAAAEYAATAEHPLDATAVRLGTRRLALRNDAGTAHATLAFGPVTPVPTNDSALRDVVHGAHPSTAFDTPEAFRQAIIDARARGGDAPWRAVDRTLLVRRTTWEGVDVVLVDA, encoded by the coding sequence ATGCTCGACCTCCCACTCGACTCGTGGTACGCGTGGCTGGGCCTCTCGCTGGCGGGCGTCGCTCTCGTCGGCGCGGCGTCCGGACTGCCGACGGTGCCGCCGCCGAACGCTGACTCGGCGGCCGCGACGGTGGACCGCGTGGCCGCCGCCGAGTACGCGGCGACGGCCGAACACCCGCTGGACGCGACGGCGGTCAGACTCGGCACGCGCCGCCTCGCACTCCGGAACGACGCCGGCACCGCGCACGCGACGCTCGCGTTCGGTCCGGTCACGCCCGTCCCGACGAACGACTCGGCGCTTCGGGACGTGGTTCACGGCGCGCACCCCTCGACCGCGTTCGACACGCCGGAGGCGTTCCGGCAGGCGATAATCGACGCCCGCGCCCGCGGCGGCGACGCGCCGTGGCGCGCGGTGGACCGCACGCTTCTCGTCCGCAGAACGACCTGGGAGGGGGTCGATGTCGTCCTCGTGGACGCGTGA
- a CDS encoding DUF7285 family protein: MSSSWTREARRRAQASPIAALAALFAVCAGLSLYATVLGGSVPLVQGGGVADPTLDRVHDAATDGGVAAPDRLDRAATRGPDGHRLNVSLTVADEAWTVGPSVPGGATDRASRLVSVRLAPGRVEPGRLSVVVWS, from the coding sequence ATGTCGTCCTCGTGGACGCGTGAGGCGCGCCGCAGGGCGCAGGCCTCGCCGATAGCCGCGCTGGCCGCCCTGTTCGCCGTCTGCGCGGGGCTGAGTCTCTACGCGACGGTGCTCGGCGGGTCCGTGCCCCTCGTTCAGGGGGGCGGCGTCGCCGACCCGACGCTGGACCGCGTCCACGACGCCGCGACGGACGGCGGCGTGGCCGCCCCAGACCGACTCGACCGGGCGGCGACTCGGGGACCGGACGGTCACCGTCTCAACGTCTCGCTGACCGTCGCGGACGAGGCGTGGACGGTCGGTCCGTCCGTCCCGGGAGGCGCGACCGACCGCGCGAGTCGCCTCGTGAGCGTCCGTCTCGCGCCGGGCCGGGTCGAACCCGGTCGCCTGTCGGTGGTGGTGTGGTCGTGA